The region CCTCTGTCACGCTGCGCTTTATGGCCTCGCCGACTGACCAAACCCTGGCTGGTGCCCAGGGCATCGGCGGCGGCCGCGTCCTGGAATGGATCGATAAGGCAGCGTATGCGTGCGCTGTGCAGTGGTCCGGCCAGTACTGCGTGACCGCGTACGTGGGCCACATTCACTTCACTCGTCCGATTCCGTCGGGGCACATCGTGGAGGTGCGCTCGCGCATCGCGATGACCGGGCGTTCCTCGATGCACATCGTCAACGAGGTGCTTTCTGCCGACCCGCGCGAGGGTATTTTTACCCGCGCGTGTGACTGCCTGGTGGTCTTCGTGGCCAAGGACGCTGTCACCGGTATGGCTACCCCGGTGCCGCCTTTCCACCCGGAGACCGACGAGCAGCTGCGCGTTGAGGAAGCCGCGAAGTCGCGCGTGCAACTGCGCAAGGCCATTGAAGCGGAGATGGAAAAGCAAACCTACGACGGGCCTTCCGATGCCCCGCGCATGGTCAACCGCTTCCTCGCCAAGCCAACCGATGTGAACTGGGGCGGCAACGTCCACGGCGGCACCGCGATGGAGTGGATCGACGAGGCCGGTACGGCGTGCACAATGGAGTGGTCCGGCGAGCATACGGTTGCGATTTACGCCGGTGGTATTCGTTTTTATAAGCCGATTTCCATTGGCGATCTGATTGAGGTCGACGCGCGCATGATGCGCACCGACCGTCGCTCGATGCAGATGTCGGTGCACGTGCGTTCCGGCAACCCGCGCGGGGGCCGTGAAAACCTGCAAAACGCTATCCACGCCACGATTACCTATATCGGCATGGATAACGATTGGCAGCCCACCGCCGCACGCCAGTTCACCCCGCGCACGGAGGAGGATGTTCGCCTGGCCGAGCACGCTAACGTGCTGCGCGAGCTACGCGGCCAGTACTCGCCGAAGCCACTGGTGGTGGCGCCCACCAACCAACACATCGACTAGGTCGATGTGCCGCGGGTTGGTTCGCTGACTAGTCAGCGACCGTGACCCGGACGTGGAGTTTCTCCGGCTTCTTGGCCGAGCGGAGCTCTAGTCCATCGGCGGCGTAGATGGCCGCCTTGGCCGGCAAGATGACCGGCTTGTAGAAGTCCGCATCGATGCGGCACGACGCCGGGATGCGGCCTTCGGCGAAGGCGAGAATGCGCGCGAGCGAGTACATGCCGTGCGCAATGGTATTGGGGAACCCAAACGCCTTCGCGCCCACCTTGGAGACGTGGATGGGGTTTTTGTCGCCGGAGGCTTGGGCGTATTCCTGAACATCGGCAGGTGCAAAGCGCAGCTGGGCTACGGCGGTGCCGGGGTCCTCGGCGGGGCTGCCGGTAATGCGGCAGGAATCTTCGCCGCGGGTGCGCACGGAGACTGGGGTGCCCTTGCTAAACGATGCCCCCACCGACAAAAAGCTCGACACCTGCTCCCACACGACTTCTTCGCCGACGCGCAGACGCGAAATCATATCGATGACCAAGCCCTTGCGGTGCGGGCGAAGGTTTTCGGCGTGGGTTTCGAGGGTGAATTCTTCATCGATAAGCGCAGGCCTGTGTTGGCGGATGGAATTAGAAAGATGGACTGCGCCCATTGCGGGGAAAGGAAATCCCGGGGCATCCATCACCTTGATGGCCAGCGGAAACGCCAGCACAAAGAGGTAAGACACCGGCAGTTCGTTGGCTAGACGGAGTCCGGTGGCGGTGGTGTAGGCGGCAAGGTGGTTCGGGTCGACGCGCAGGCCGGTCACGCGGAAACCGTGGACCGGGTCGTCGACTTTGTCGGGCTTGCCACCCGGGCGCACGGCCTTGAGGGCCTGAGCGCGGTAGAGCTGACCCAGCTCCGGAATTGCATCGAGTTCAGTAAAAGTGGTCATTTAAGCTCCCATCACGTTCTGGCCGCACACGCGCACGGTGTTGCCCGTGACGCTGCGGGAGGCGGCGGAGGCGAAGTAGGCGACGGTCTCGGCGACATCGATAGGCAAACCGCCCTGCTGCAGGGAGTTCAGGCGACGGCCGACCTCGCGCGGGCCGGTGGGCATCGCGGCGGTCATGTCGGTTTCGATAAAGCCCGGGGCGACGGCGTTGATGGTGGAGTTGCGCTCAGCCAAAGGTTTGCGCAGGGAGTCGACCAAGCCAATGATGCCGGCCTTGGTGGTGGCGTAGTTGGTCTGGCCACGGTTGCCGGAAATGCCCGCCATGGAGGACACACCGATGACGGAGGCGCCCTCGGCTAGCACGTCGCGCTCCAGTAGCTCGGATGTAATGGTGACCGGCGCCTGCAGGTTCACGCCGAGCACCTGGTCCCACTGCCCTTCGTTCATGTTGACCAACAGCTTGTCGCGGGTAATACCGGCGTTGTGGACGATGACGTCGATCTTGCGGCCGTAGCGCTCCTCGGCGTGCTCGGCCAGACGCTGCGCGGCATCCGGAGAGGTCACATCGAGCGGCAGCGCGGTGCCTTTGACCTTGTTGGCTACTTCGCTCAGCGGCCCACTCGCCGGCGAGATGTCGACGCAGATGACGTCCGCACCATCGCGGGCGAGCACCTCGGCAATAACGGCACCGATGCCGCGTGCGGCGCCGGTGACGACGGCGAGACGGTTGGCCAAGGGGGCATCGTTAAGCGCGGCGGCACCGCTGCCCACCCTAACGACCTGGCCATCAACGAAGGCGGACTTGCCAGAGAGGAAGAAGCGGACGGTGGACTCGAGGTCCGCAACCTGCGCATCCGGGGCGGCGTAGACCAGGTTCACGGTGCCGCCCTTGCGCATCTCCTTAGCCAAGGAGCGGGTAAAGCCCTCCAGCGCGCGGGCGGCGATGCTCGCCTGCACGCCCGAAGCCTGCTCCGGGGTGGTGCCAATAACCAGCAGGCGCGAGCTGGACCCGAGCTTTTTAATCTGCGGGTGGAAGAAGTCATAAAGCTCGCGCAGCTGCGCCGGGGACTCGATGCCGGTGGCATCAAAGACGGCCGCGGAACGCTGTGAATCCGCGCTCGCCTCCAGGAGCTGATAGTCGATCTGCAGGGCCTCGCGCAGGCCGTCTGACAAACGACCCGAACCCCCAATCACGACCGGTCCGGCTAGTGGCGGTTCGCCTTCTTGATAGCGACGCAGCGGTGCGCCCTGTGGGATACCAACCTTGCCCGCGAAGCGGGAGTTAATCAGCGTTTCTGCAAGTGAGGCATTCCTCATGTTTTCTCCTTCTTTCGCGTGAACATTCGCGAGATTCGATATTTTAGGTGACATTGCTTACAGTACAGGTTAAGCTATGTGGTGCAACACACGAATGGCAATTCGTTAAAAATTTTACCCCGAAGGAGCCGGACATGACTAACACCTCCCGAGTCGCCGTACTCGGCGGCAACCGCATCCCCTTTGCCCGCTCGAATAAGCAGTACTCCAAGGCCTCGAACCAGGACATGCTCACCGCAGCTATCGATGGCCTGGTCGCCCGCTACGGCCTGCAGGACGAGCGCCTGGACCTTGTCGCCGCGGGTGCGGTGCTCAAGCACTCCCGCGACTTCAACCTCACCCGCGAGTGCGTGCTGGGCTCAGCACTAAGCTCTAACACCCCCGCGCTCGACGTGCAGCAGGCCTGCGGTACCTCACTTGCCGCCGCGGTCGCCGTTTCCGATGCGATTGCCCAGGGCCGCATCGACTCCGGCCTGGCCGGCGGCACGGACACTGCGTCCGATGCCCCACTGGCGCTCAATGACCAGATGCGCCGCACCCTGCTGGATTTAACCCGCGCGAAGACCGTCGGCCAGCGCGCCCGCCTGGTCGGTTCCCTGCGCCCGGACCAGCTGGTTCCGGAACAACCCCAGAACGCGGAGCCGCGCACTGGCTTATCGATGGGCGAGCACGCCGCCATTACCGCCCGCCAGTTCGGCATTACCCGCGAGGCGCAGGACGAACTCGCTGTGGCCTCCCACCACCGCCTGCACGAGGCGTGGGAGTCCGGGTTCTTCGACGACCTGGTGACCTCGTATCTGGGCGTGCAGAGGGATACGAACCTGCGGCCGGATACGGACATCGATAAGCTGGCCAAGCTCAAGCCAGTCTTTGGCAAGCGCGATGCCGACCAGCACGGTGCGCAGGCCACCATGACCGCGGGCAATTCGACCCCGCTGACCGATGGTGCCTCCGTGGCGCTGCTGGGCAATGAAGACTTTGCTCAGCGTCACAACCTCGAGCCACTGGCCTACCTGGTCGATACCGAGACCGCCGCAGTCGATTTCGTGCACGGTGGCGAGGGCCTGCTCATGGCCCCAACGCATGCCGTACCGCGCCTGCTGGAGCGCAACAACCTCACTCTGCAGGACTTCGATTACTACGAAATC is a window of Corynebacterium camporealensis DNA encoding:
- a CDS encoding acyl-CoA thioesterase, whose product is MADASNPKSPSVTLRFMASPTDQTLAGAQGIGGGRVLEWIDKAAYACAVQWSGQYCVTAYVGHIHFTRPIPSGHIVEVRSRIAMTGRSSMHIVNEVLSADPREGIFTRACDCLVVFVAKDAVTGMATPVPPFHPETDEQLRVEEAAKSRVQLRKAIEAEMEKQTYDGPSDAPRMVNRFLAKPTDVNWGGNVHGGTAMEWIDEAGTACTMEWSGEHTVAIYAGGIRFYKPISIGDLIEVDARMMRTDRRSMQMSVHVRSGNPRGGRENLQNAIHATITYIGMDNDWQPTAARQFTPRTEEDVRLAEHANVLRELRGQYSPKPLVVAPTNQHID
- a CDS encoding MaoC/PaaZ C-terminal domain-containing protein, whose protein sequence is MTTFTELDAIPELGQLYRAQALKAVRPGGKPDKVDDPVHGFRVTGLRVDPNHLAAYTTATGLRLANELPVSYLFVLAFPLAIKVMDAPGFPFPAMGAVHLSNSIRQHRPALIDEEFTLETHAENLRPHRKGLVIDMISRLRVGEEVVWEQVSSFLSVGASFSKGTPVSVRTRGEDSCRITGSPAEDPGTAVAQLRFAPADVQEYAQASGDKNPIHVSKVGAKAFGFPNTIAHGMYSLARILAFAEGRIPASCRIDADFYKPVILPAKAAIYAADGLELRSAKKPEKLHVRVTVAD
- a CDS encoding 3-oxoacyl-ACP reductase encodes the protein MRNASLAETLINSRFAGKVGIPQGAPLRRYQEGEPPLAGPVVIGGSGRLSDGLREALQIDYQLLEASADSQRSAAVFDATGIESPAQLRELYDFFHPQIKKLGSSSRLLVIGTTPEQASGVQASIAARALEGFTRSLAKEMRKGGTVNLVYAAPDAQVADLESTVRFFLSGKSAFVDGQVVRVGSGAAALNDAPLANRLAVVTGAARGIGAVIAEVLARDGADVICVDISPASGPLSEVANKVKGTALPLDVTSPDAAQRLAEHAEERYGRKIDVIVHNAGITRDKLLVNMNEGQWDQVLGVNLQAPVTITSELLERDVLAEGASVIGVSSMAGISGNRGQTNYATTKAGIIGLVDSLRKPLAERNSTINAVAPGFIETDMTAAMPTGPREVGRRLNSLQQGGLPIDVAETVAYFASAASRSVTGNTVRVCGQNVMGA
- a CDS encoding acetyl-CoA C-acetyltransferase codes for the protein MTNTSRVAVLGGNRIPFARSNKQYSKASNQDMLTAAIDGLVARYGLQDERLDLVAAGAVLKHSRDFNLTRECVLGSALSSNTPALDVQQACGTSLAAAVAVSDAIAQGRIDSGLAGGTDTASDAPLALNDQMRRTLLDLTRAKTVGQRARLVGSLRPDQLVPEQPQNAEPRTGLSMGEHAAITARQFGITREAQDELAVASHHRLHEAWESGFFDDLVTSYLGVQRDTNLRPDTDIDKLAKLKPVFGKRDADQHGAQATMTAGNSTPLTDGASVALLGNEDFAQRHNLEPLAYLVDTETAAVDFVHGGEGLLMAPTHAVPRLLERNNLTLQDFDYYEIHEAFASQVLATLSAWEDDTYCRDVLGLDGALGSIDRDKLNVTGSSLAAGHPFAATGTRILATAAKQLKEAGGGRTLISICAAGGQGITAILER